A genomic stretch from Pieris brassicae chromosome 9, ilPieBrab1.1, whole genome shotgun sequence includes:
- the LOC123714266 gene encoding uncharacterized protein LOC123714266, producing the protein MEAKLFVLLALCYTVSSVPINTDFISEEVAANDHIIMKRFVNPSLPLGEFSSDSLSRVRTRRSEEDECEKLNLCKLHARSQHNFMAAFQLYFVNKENARLWDHRAHTMSECYQLYNCYR; encoded by the exons ATGGAAGCcaaactatttgtattattagcACTTTGTTACACAGTGTCCAGTGTTCCCATAAACACTGATTTCA tatCTGAAGAAGTAGCTGCGAATGATCATATAATCATGAAGAGATTTGTAAACCCTTCGTTGCCGTTGGGCGAATTTTCAAGTGATAGTCTCAGTCGAGTACGAACAAGGAGAAG TGAGGAAGACGAATGTGAAAAACTCAATTTATGCAAGTTGCACGCCAGATCTCAACACAATTTTATGGCGGCAtttcaattgtattttgtCAA CAAGGAGAACGCAAGACTTTGGGACCACCGGGCTCATACAATGTCGGAGTGTTATCAACTCTACAACTgctatagataa
- the LOC123714670 gene encoding alpha-crystallin B chain-like, translating into MSLVPYWLRHLRNLTYRDPFVRVLEDPFTVFSKDPFFRDPVKYIKQVSTPLEGEPHGIEGVYSDSEVKIDGKKVEVHLDVQNFTPEQIQVKTVGNEIMVEGKKEIKREDGWTRSHFERRFFLPEGFPPERVECHLDKGKLKLVAFRSEPLQERTIPIQDKSSDTGKS; encoded by the coding sequence ATGTCTCTTGTGCCGTATTGGTTGCGTCATCTGAGAAATCTCACGTATCGGGATCCCTTCGTGAGGGTTTTGGAGGATCCGTTTACAGTGTTCTCTAAGGATCCGTTTTTCCGAGACCccgtaaaatatatcaagcaAGTGTCGACTCCTTTGGAGGGCGAACCTCACGGAATCGAAGGTGTCTACTCCGATTCCGAGGTAAAGATCGACGGAAAAAAGGTTGAAGTACATTTAGACGTTCAGAATTTTACGCCAGAACAAATCCAGGTCAAGACGGTTGGTAACGAGATCATGGTAGAAGGGAAGAAAGAGATAAAACGAGAGGACGGCTGGACCAGGAGCCACTTTGAGAGACGATTTTTTCTTCCAGAAGGATTCCCTCCAGAGCGCGTAGAGTGCCATCTCGACAAAGGCAAGCTGAAGCTGGTAGCGTTCCGATCAGAACCATTGCAAGAAAGGACAATTCCGATCCAAGATAAGTCCAGCGACACTGGAAAATCGTAA